The genomic window TGGGCGTCTTGAGCCAAGGATTACCGTGACAAGACATGTCCCCGTATCCCTGGTCATCGGCAACGATGACAATCACGTTGGGACGCTCGCGTGCGCTGCCGATGCACGCCATGCAAACCAACAGGCAAATTGATCCGAGTGGTTTCATGGTGCACATTCTCTATCTAACGTAGAAATTGGCAGGTCAGCCAAAGATTGTAGAGTGGCGTTTTAGGGTTGTCCATTACGATGTGCTGGCGTGGGCTTTGTCGCCTGAATGGCACTCTTTCGGCACGCAGTACACGAACAAACCGCTACCATCGTGAAGGCAGAAGCCAGCCTTACTATTCTGGTCACTCACCTGCAACCGATCGAGCTTGTAGCGGCAGGGCGCAAGCCCTCCGGCGGCGCACCAGCACCGTCTGTAGCGGCAGGGCGCAAGCCCTCCGGTGACTCTCCAGCACCGTCTGTAGCGGCAGGGCGCAAGCCCTCCGGTGACTCTCCGGGCGGCACGCTCCGCTTCGCTAACATCTGCAATGGAATGTGCACGTTGTACGAATGCGTTTTCTCCTTGGTCTCTTCGGCGGCGCAGAAGAGCACCTTCGGCACGCCGTTTTCTAACCATAGTTGCGGACGTTCCAATCGATGGAACGATTGTTCGCTCCCATCATCAGCCCACGTCACTTTTCGCTGCAACACCCATGGGTTAGGTGCGACGGACCAATCGAGTCCGTCGGTCGAAGTGAACAACGCCAATGAGTCTTCGCCGGTTTTGTTGAAGTGTCCCTTGTGATCGTTGACGATTGCCAAACACTGCTGGCCGTCGAACCACACATACGGGTCTTCGGCCGGAAACTTGACACCCGGTGCGGTGAACAGCGGTTTGAGGTGTTTCGTGAAGGGCCCGGTGGGCGAGTCAGAAGTTGCCGCCAGATGAACGACAGGACCGCCGAAAGGCATCCGGCCGTTCTTGCCAACTGCCTTGTAGATCAAGACGTACATGCCATCCGCTCGCCGCAGGATCGACGGATTGCTGGTCATCAACGCGTCCGGTGCGTCCGAGGATTCGCTAATGTCGATGACGGGTTGGCTGAAGCGTTTCCATGGGCCGCTGAGTTTGTCCGCCACCGCTACCCCAATACGTTGGTGGTTGCGGTGAATGGGATTCAACTTGGCGGTAGCGTTACCGTCGCCAAAGTTCCCCATGTAGTAGAGATAGTATTTGCCCTCGAACTCATGCACCGTCGGGTTGTGGGTGCACATGCCGTCCCAGTACTGCGGACCTCGCGGCGGCAAGGCGACATCAACGTGTGTGTACGGCCCTAGCGGATCGTCAGCAACGGCATGAGCGATCTCGCTGTGCGTGACCCATGCGTTGTGACCCAGCTCGCGCGGCCAGCGACTATAGAGCAAGTGACATGTTCCATCCGCATCGCGAGCCATGCTGCCGCCCCAAATGTAGTAGTCGGGGTCAACGAACTTGGCCGACGCCGGTACCGGCTGAACCAATGCCTTAAAGTCGAGACTGGGCGGCTCGGCGGAGACTTGATCACTCAAGACGAACGCGATCAGGATATAAGCGACGGGTCGAAGCATGCAAATCATTTTATTCAGTAGTCCATTTCACTTTCGGAGGTGTAGCGAAGCACCTTTGGAACGCCGGTTCCGCGAGCCCCGGTCAGCGTCGTTTTCCACGTTGGTCGAACGACTGCACGAGCAAAAGGAAGAGACGAGAATAGGTTGAAGACAAGTGTTTCTATGGCAAAAGCGGATTGGATGTTGACGGTAGCCGGCAGGGAGAGGGTGGCACGGAAAGGATGGGGGGCATCCATTCTTTGGCGTCGAATCGTGCCGGTGCTGAGGATCTGCGACAGGGGAGCTGCTCAGGACTGCGGCTGAACTTGCATTCGCTGGAACTCAATAGTCATCGA from Roseimaritima ulvae includes these protein-coding regions:
- a CDS encoding glycoside hydrolase family protein, with amino-acid sequence MLRPVAYILIAFVLSDQVSAEPPSLDFKALVQPVPASAKFVDPDYYIWGGSMARDADGTCHLLYSRWPRELGHNAWVTHSEIAHAVADDPLGPYTHVDVALPPRGPQYWDGMCTHNPTVHEFEGKYYLYYMGNFGDGNATAKLNPIHRNHQRIGVAVADKLSGPWKRFSQPVIDISESSDAPDALMTSNPSILRRADGMYVLIYKAVGKNGRMPFGGPVVHLAATSDSPTGPFTKHLKPLFTAPGVKFPAEDPYVWFDGQQCLAIVNDHKGHFNKTGEDSLALFTSTDGLDWSVAPNPWVLQRKVTWADDGSEQSFHRLERPQLWLENGVPKVLFCAAEETKEKTHSYNVHIPLQMLAKRSVPPGESPEGLRPAATDGAGESPEGLRPAATDGAGAPPEGLRPAATSSIGCR